In Nostoc sphaeroides, the genomic window CCCCGATGCTTTGGGGAGGGGAGACAAAGCGTAGCTTTGGCGGGGTGGGGTTCAAATTGTTTGATTTATGCAAGAGGTCTAGTCTAGGTAGATTTTACACTTTTTGATCCAATCTTGTGGGGTGTTGCTCTTGAGCCAGCCCAATTCAAAGGTGAGGCGAGATGCCCATCCCACAAGAAATAATTGGATATTTTTATCTCGAAGCCCCTAAGTACACCATTTCATAAATTCATAACGAATTAAGCGACCTACTGCTAAAGCTTGGCAAAACTCGATAACGCTAGGAACTTGTGAAATTCTGTACTTAGTTAGGAATTACGTAACCTGCAATACCTTCAAATACATACCCAATTCTGCCACCACCCAGTTCACTAAAATTAGTAGTGTAGAAGTGGTCTGAACCTGCGCCACTGTAATATCGATATAGAGGAATAGTACCTGTGGTCGGTTCAGAATATACATAACCTGCAATACCTTCATACACGTACCCAATGCTTCCATAACCTAATTCATTAAAATTAGTAGTGTAGAAGTGGTCTGAACCTGCGCCACTGTAATATCGATATAGAGGAACAGTTCCAGGGTAAGATATTTTGGGAATATAACCAGCAATTCCTTCAAGGATGTATCCGCCGTTACCATATCCTAACTCATCAAAATTAACCGTATAGAAGTGGTCAGGATTTGCTCCGTTATAGTAACGGTAAAATGCGTATGCTGTAACTACTACACCATTAATTGTTCGAGTAACAGAACTTGCATTTTGAGCAAGTAAGATATTTGAGTATCTAGTTTTGCTTTCGCCAATAGTTAATTGATTAGTGTTCTGAAGTTGAGAAGAATTTAATGTTGCTAAAGCTACATGGCCATTAGTTAAATTGTTCAGTGTACTAATACTTGCAATGCCAACAGCCAAGCCACCAAAAGTTTTTAAGACTCTATGCCAAGACCAATTACCAGACATAACAACATCCTTTTAGATTGATATTAGATGCAGGTATATTACCACACCATGCAACAAGGCAGTCCACAGGGGGACAAATAATGATTCTCACCTTTAGGGACTTCCAAGTAAAAAAATATTCCATTGCTATTGTTCACTGTTGACCGTTGACGGTTCACGAGTTTTCAGTCAACAGTCAACAGTCAACAGTCAACGACTTTTGCTATTGTTCACTGTTGACCGTTGACGGTTCACGAGTTTTCAGTCAACAGTCAACAGTCAACAGTCAACGACTTTTGCTATTGTTCACTGTTGACCGTTGACGGTTCACGAGTTTTCAGTCAACAGTCAACAGTCAACAGTCAACGACTTGAATGTGGAATAATTTATTTTTTGGAGTTCCCTTAGAGCGAAAGTGCGATCGCTCAACTCAATTGTGTGTTAAAAACATTTATTCCGCGCTCAAAGAGCATGAGGATTGATCCAAAAAAAGACCCTTGGTTTGCACCAGAGGTCTTTCGCTTTAAGAACGTTGTAAAATTCATTAGCAACGTAAAACGCTGATATGGTTAAGTTAGTGGCTTCTGTGCCGTAAATGCAAAAATAGCAACCCAATTGCCAATTCCAAACATGTTACTCCTATACCTAAAATGCGTAGGCGCAGCCCGCACTTCGACAAAGCTCAGTGACCACCGCAGGCATCGCCAACATTTAGGTGCAGACCTAAAAATCTAATGCTGTTGCTGTGAAAAAAACTTCATTTTATGCACGGTTTTAGGAGAACTTTTCCCAGGATTGGGCAACTAATTGGCTCAACCAGCGACGTTGTTGCTGATCCAACAGTGAATCATCTGCTAGCAACTGAGCGGTTAATTCTTCCAAAGATTGACCCTGAGCGCGGACAATTTTAATTACTCCAGCGATCGCACTGGCAACTAGTTCTTCATCAATCGGCTGTTGTCGCAGAGCAAAAATTTCCTGGGGACTGTCTGGAATGGGATAATTCATGGCGTGGGTTTACAGAAATACAAAATGAACAATAAATTTGACAAATTCTTAAAATTTCTTCACTGAATCTTTACGAAAGTAATAGGGCGGAGTTTACCTTACTTTGTGCCTTCATAAAATCTGTCTTAGTGAGTAGATTGATCGGAGATGTCAGGAAACGATGAGAGAAATCCTTTATTTAGAAGTTCCAACTTCGGATATAGCAACTGTTCGTAGCTGGTTACAAACAGATTTTGAACCCGGAAATGGAGAAAAAGTGCTTACTTCGGAAGGCTTTCGCCTTAAAATCTCCAGTGCTACTACAACTGCTGGGGTGGCTCTTTCGGAAAACTTGCCTGCGGAACTTTCGGTATTTGTCTGGTCGGTGCAACGAACTACTTATCTGAAAGTGTTTCGTTGGGCAGAACAACCCTTTCCCAAAGAGGGGCAGATTTTGCAACGCCTAACCAAAGAAATTAGAAGCCGTTTTCCGCATCATTACCCAGAACCGCCAGCGATTGATTTATCTAAGCAATCAATATTTGCAGCATTAGGCTCTGCTTACCCCCTCACCGTCAAGTATTTTCAGAAAATGCCCAACGGTGAATACGATCTAACGCGTGCCTACTGGTGGGAACAGCGATGGCGCGAAGGAGTACGGAATCCTCAACAGCCGCGTCAGGTGGTGTTTTCCAGTCGAGGGGACAGGGGACTAGGGACTGGGGACTGGGGAAAAGGTAATCCCAATACCCAATCCCCAATCCCTAATCCCCACTACGACATCATCTACATCGGTGGCGCACTAGGCGCAATTCATGCAGCATTGATGGCAAAACTCGGATATAAAGTCCTGCTGCTGGAACGAATGCCCTTTGGGCGGATGAACCGAGAATGGAATATTTCCCGCGATGAGATTCAAAGCTTAGTTAACCTGGGTTTAGTCACCCCCGCTGAGTTAGAAACCATCATTGCTAGGGAATACAAAGACGGATTCAATAAGTTTTTTGATGCTAATAATCCAGCCAAACTGCGATCGCCCGTCCTCCACACACCCACAGTCCTAAATTTAGGTTTAGATTCCGAAAAATGGCTCCAAATGTGTGGGCAAAAACTGCAAGCGGCAGGCGGTGATATCTGGGATGAAACAGAGTTTATCCGTGCAGATATTGATATATCACAAGTTATTGTCAAAGTCAAGCACTTACCCAGTCAGGTTGAGAAGCAAGTAAGTGGAAGATTGCTAATAGATGCAATGGGAACTGCATCGCCCATCGCTTGGCAATTAAATGGTGGTCGTGCTTTTGATAGTGTCTGTCCCACGGTGGGAGCGGCAATTGAGAGCGGATTTGAGCCGGAAGTATGGGATTCCCAGTATGGGGACGTGCTTTACAGTCATGGGGATATTTCGCGGGGAAGGCAGTTGATTTGGGAACTGTTTCCTGGGGCAGGTGAGGAACTGACGATTTATTTATTTCATTACCATGAGGTGAATGCTGAAAATCCCGGTTCCTTGCTAGAGATGTACGAGGACTTTTTCACGATTTTGCCAGAGTATCGCAGGTGCGATATGGACAAATTGGTGTGGAAAAAGCCGACATTTGGGTATATACCAGGGCATTTTAGTGTGGGAAGTAGCGATCGCACAGTTGCCTTTGATCGATTGATTGCGATCGGTGATGCTGCATCACTCCAGTCTCCCCTCGTCTTCACCGGTTTTGGTTCGCTAGTTCGCAACTTAGAGCGTTTAACAACCCTGTTGGATACTGCTCTCAAACATGACTTGTTGAGTTTTCGCCACTTGAACCAAATTCGTGCTTACCAAAGCAACGTTTCCGTCACTTGGTTATTTTCCAAAGGCATGATGGTACCCACTGGGAAATTTTTACCACCCCAGCGCATTAACTCCATGCTCAACACCTTCTTTGGACTATTAGCAGACGAACCCCAAGAAGTAGCAGATAACTTTATTAAAGATAGGTGTGATTGGTTAACCTTTAATCGGCTAGCACTTAAAGCTGCTAGGAAAAATCCCGCCTTACTTTTATGGATTTGGGAACTTGCTGGCCCTAGAGATTTAGGGCGATGGCTTGGTAGTTATTTCAACTTCGGTCGTCATGCCCTGATTAGTGCTTTGCTGAGTCCGTGGTTCGGTCGCTTCTTGAACCGGGTAGGTTTTTGGCTAGAACCCCGGAATCCTGGCTTGTGGCTGTGGCTGTTGGCGATTAATTATGCGATCGCCACAGGCAAACCGCGATCGCGTGCTCAAGTAGTAAAAGCCAACCCAGAAGCCATAATTCCGAAGTCAGAAGTAAGAATTAGTCATTAGTCATTAGTCATTGGTCATTAGTATTTAGACAAATGACAACTAACTATTGACTCTTGGGGCGAAAATTTGGTAGTTCCACAGATGCCAATGACTTACGCCCCTTGGGTGGACGCTGGGGATAAACCACTGGTGAAGGTGATGTATCATTGGTGTTATCACCTAATGACTCTGGAGGCAAATCAGTTGCCGACAATTCCAAGTGTGTCAATTGTGATTCTGACCAGTAGTCTTCAGTTCCTTCAGGCGGCGTCTCAGTGTGAGGTGAAGTAGAAGAAACTGGTAAGTTATTGGCTGGTGAGACTACAGAATCTATTGTCCAAGAAGTGGAAGTAGTTGTAAAAGGATTAATTTCTGCTTCCAACTGGTTCTTTTGTGGATTTGCTAATTCCTCATCGTCTTCTAGGATTGTTGTTAAAGTCTCCCAAATAGGTGCATCAGCCTGATTACTATCCACATTGGTTTTTGGCACAGGTGGTGGTGATGCAGATGCTGGCTGGGAGATAAAAAACATTTGGATGAGACTATCTAATTGCTGATCTAAATTTGATGACCCTGAATTTGAAACAGCTTCTGGTGTCTCTGGGGAATCATCGATTTTTGGAGGAGGGGCCGATTCTGCTGGTGTTGACGAATCTTGCTTAACTGACCAGTTCCAAGAAGATGATGGCGTCGGAGTCGGTTCATTTGTTTGGAATGGAATTGGTGCTGACGGTTCGCCCCAAGAATTATCTAGATCATCAGTCAGGGATTCTGGTTCTGCTGACCAAGGTTGAATTGGCTGGGCATTAGGAAATAAAGATCGAGCTTTTCTAGAGAATCTTCCCTGGCTACTAGTTATGTCTTTGGGATGTTTTGCAGTATCTTCTAGCGAGTCATAGTTAGGAACCGATGTATCTAAACATTTTTCCAAAGCCGCTTTAAATTGCAGCGTTTGGCGTTGTTGTCGCATCAGTCTAGTACGTAACTCCCGACAAACAGTTTCTGATTGCAATAACTGCTGAGACTGTTCGCTGCTATTAGTGTGTAGCAACGTACATTCTCGCTCTAACTGGGCAAGGCGTTGTTGGCTGATTTGTAGCTGTGCTTTATAACTTTCGGTGAGAATTTCCTGGCGTTGAACAGTTTGTACAGCAGTTTCTAATTTTTGAAATAGGGATTTTATTTGTTCTTGAGCCGCAGCCAGTTCTTTTGCGTGTTGGTTGAGCATTGACTCACTAACGCTAGAACGCGTTTTCTGCCACTGCAAAACCTTTTCTGACTCAGCTAGATTATCTTTTAGCTGCTCCACTTGTTCATACAAGTTATTGTTAGCCGCACGCAATTCTTCGTTCAATGCCAGCAGGTTCTGAAATTCTGAGTCAATAAGTGCTTGTTTGCCGCTTTCAGGTTCTGCAACCCAGTCTTGCTGGGTGGTATCTTTTGAAAATTGTGTATCTTCAGCGGGCATGAGGAGTGGCAGTTTGCTGACTGCCACATTGTCATTAGGCACAACTGAGTAAAACGGACAACTCGCCTGCTCCGATTGTGGCGAATTAGCAGAATTTAGGGATTCCATCACAACCCCCTTGTTTGAGGTGTTAGCTTCATTCATCACTCTTGACTCACCTGCTTAAAAATATTCAGCAGTGCTGGCATTAGCATTGCTTATTAACTGTGTCTAATCAGGGTTTGCTCTAGAAGCTAAGTTTAACTCTCTCCAAGCACCAGCAATTAATTATCAATTGGTGTTCCCCATTTTGTATCTAGACTGATGCCGTTATAACACTACGATGCTCTTACCCGTCAAGAAAAGACGGAAGGGGAATTCAAGCTGTCTTTGGGGATAGGCGGCAGAGAAGAGAAAACCGATGCTTACAAACTAAACTGTATTGGCTGAGGAAGTTTTTCTACATAAAAAAACTGCCTCACCACATAAATTATTGTCTATAATCTCATCCCCCTTAATATCTAAATAAAAAATGTATCCCTGAATACGTTTTTACGCTGAGTTTTTTATTACTTAAGATAGATGTCAGTACAAGTATCTACTGTTCAATACTATTTTTGTAGTACTTACGTATTGGCAGAGACAATCAACTGTGACTTACCTCTAGTTAAAAGGCAGAGCTTTGTAATCTCTTGTAGGAGGTAAAGCCTCCTGGTTTAACGGGAGGTAAAGCCTGTGAAAGAGGCAGAGTAAGACTTTTAGCTTACCAAACTCATAATTCACATGATGGTCAATATGTAAAGTACTGAAGTATTATTTTGTTATTTTGGGCGATCGCTATTTCATGTCAGCAAACAACTAAGAGCTTCTGCTAGAACTAAAATATCAGGAACCCATAATATTTTAGTGTAAATACTTATAAAGTTCTGTTGAAGAGGTAGTAATTTACTTAAGTAATATAATAAAATTCTTTTAAAGAATAATCTCAACTTGATAGGGGGTTTTTCTGAGTAAATACAGTCCTAGCAAGCAATTTCAAGCTTATTTAGCAATATTTAGCAAGAGGCTTTTCCTAACCATTTACCTTCAATATGTCAAGGTTGTTTAATGACTACAAGAAAATTGTTTAAAGTATACTTTACTACTTATATTATAAATTACATTGTATATTAATAAACTAACAGCAAAAAATACTTAAGTAATTAAACGGATACAGTTTTTAATTCATCTATTAAATAATAATTGGAATAACCGAGTTTTCCACTACGTATAGCGACATAAATAACACATATAAATTATGCGACACTTAACCGAAACGCTATTACAAAAACAAGCCCAAAATATTTGTCTTGAGTCCGAACTATTTAGCATTCCTATGGAAGATTGCCAGAAGTTCTACTGTCAGCGATTCCTAGAAGCGACAAAACTTGACTACACAATGGCAGTCCATCCATCAAGTGCTTATTGGGTTATCAATTCTATCAAAGTTAATGAGAGTGAAAAAGACACGCACTTTCTATTTGTGTCAGAGGGCGAAGTTACCCTCAACAGCAATAATGGAGAGTTCTTATTGCGAAAAAACTGCTTTGCCGCAGTTCCAGGGAACTTTTCTTTAGATGGTACAGCCCAAGTGTTAGTCGCAACGCGACTCAACTACACTGGACTTTTCACAATTGGGGGGCCTATTGAACCGTTAGGGCGATTGAATTATATTGATGGCTGCTCTTCAACAGTTCTGATTAATCCTTTAAAACGTGGAGAACCTTGCTTGAATTTCCTCTACGTTCCTCCAGGTGTATCGCAAACTCCCCATACCCATCCCTCATTGCGGATCGGGCTTGTCGCTGCGGGTAGTGGAACTTGTCAGGTGGACGAAGGAACGTTCAAAATGGAGCCGGGAACGGTCTTCTGTCTTCCAGAAAACAAGTTACATAGCTTCAGTGCAATTGACGATTCCTTAAGAATCATTATCTATCATCCAGATTCTGATGTAGGCCCAACTGATGATTCCCATACGATGTTGAATAATACTTTTGTTGGAGAAAAGTCAGCCAAAGTTCTGGATGCGATTAGAACCAAATAACCACGCTCATCAGGTTTGCCTTTTCATTTGAGTATTGTAAAGGCAATCTTGTATTTATTGATAGCGGTTTTCACATCAGTGGAACACAACTTTTATGATGAAGCCAACTTGACTAAATGAGCATCCCTGATTTATCAGTCAACAGTCAACAGTCAACAGTCAACAGTCAACGACTTTAAGTGGAATAATTTATTTTTTGGAGTTCCCATATACCTGCTCTAGGAGTGCTGATGATTTTGCTAACAAGCGATACTGAAACAAAGCCGACACAGGCGATGCGACAGGCGATCGCCACGGCTGAAGTTGGAGATGAGCAAAAAGGAGAAGATCCGACCGTTAACCAACTATTAGAACGGGTTGCAGATTTACTAGGCAAAGAAGCCGCTCTTTTCTTTGCCTGTGGAACCATTTGTAACTTTGTGGCAATCAAGACCCATACTCGCCCTGCTGATGTGGTGCTAGTAGAACAGATGGCACATATTATTCGAGCTGAATCGGGGGGTGCAGCGATGACTTCTGGTGTGCTGATGGAACCGATTGCCAGCGATCGAGGAATTTTTACAGTCAATGCTCTGGCTCAATCACTTGAAAGAGTCGCAACTGCTCCTTACCTTTACTCTGCAATTCCCCGCTTATTGTGTGTAGAGCAAACCCATAATTTTGGAGGGGGTTCGGTTTGGCAGCTAAATGAACTACGTGAGGTTTGCGAGTTCTCTCGTCAAAAAGGTTTAGCTACCCACATGGACGGGGCACGACTTTTAAATGCAGTTGTTGCATCTCAAACTCCAGCCAAGTATTTTGCTGGCTGTGTTGATTCTGTCTGGATTGACTTTACTAAAGGACTAGGCGCACCAATCGGTGCTGTTCTTGCAGGTACACGGGAGTTCATCGCAGAAGCACGTCGATATAAACACATTTTTGGTGGCGCAATGCGTCAAGCTGGCATTGTTGCAGCAGGTTGTCTCTATGCGCTTGACCATCATGTTGAACGTCTACAAGAAGACCACGACAACGCAACTTATCTGGCTCAACGACTGAGTGAAATCGAAGGAATTACA contains:
- a CDS encoding NAD(P)/FAD-dependent oxidoreductase, with translation MREILYLEVPTSDIATVRSWLQTDFEPGNGEKVLTSEGFRLKISSATTTAGVALSENLPAELSVFVWSVQRTTYLKVFRWAEQPFPKEGQILQRLTKEIRSRFPHHYPEPPAIDLSKQSIFAALGSAYPLTVKYFQKMPNGEYDLTRAYWWEQRWREGVRNPQQPRQVVFSSRGDRGLGTGDWGKGNPNTQSPIPNPHYDIIYIGGALGAIHAALMAKLGYKVLLLERMPFGRMNREWNISRDEIQSLVNLGLVTPAELETIIAREYKDGFNKFFDANNPAKLRSPVLHTPTVLNLGLDSEKWLQMCGQKLQAAGGDIWDETEFIRADIDISQVIVKVKHLPSQVEKQVSGRLLIDAMGTASPIAWQLNGGRAFDSVCPTVGAAIESGFEPEVWDSQYGDVLYSHGDISRGRQLIWELFPGAGEELTIYLFHYHEVNAENPGSLLEMYEDFFTILPEYRRCDMDKLVWKKPTFGYIPGHFSVGSSDRTVAFDRLIAIGDAASLQSPLVFTGFGSLVRNLERLTTLLDTALKHDLLSFRHLNQIRAYQSNVSVTWLFSKGMMVPTGKFLPPQRINSMLNTFFGLLADEPQEVADNFIKDRCDWLTFNRLALKAARKNPALLLWIWELAGPRDLGRWLGSYFNFGRHALISALLSPWFGRFLNRVGFWLEPRNPGLWLWLLAINYAIATGKPRSRAQVVKANPEAIIPKSEVRISH
- a CDS encoding cupin domain-containing protein, with product MRHLTETLLQKQAQNICLESELFSIPMEDCQKFYCQRFLEATKLDYTMAVHPSSAYWVINSIKVNESEKDTHFLFVSEGEVTLNSNNGEFLLRKNCFAAVPGNFSLDGTAQVLVATRLNYTGLFTIGGPIEPLGRLNYIDGCSSTVLINPLKRGEPCLNFLYVPPGVSQTPHTHPSLRIGLVAAGSGTCQVDEGTFKMEPGTVFCLPENKLHSFSAIDDSLRIIIYHPDSDVGPTDDSHTMLNNTFVGEKSAKVLDAIRTK
- a CDS encoding threonine aldolase family protein, with translation MILLTSDTETKPTQAMRQAIATAEVGDEQKGEDPTVNQLLERVADLLGKEAALFFACGTICNFVAIKTHTRPADVVLVEQMAHIIRAESGGAAMTSGVLMEPIASDRGIFTVNALAQSLERVATAPYLYSAIPRLLCVEQTHNFGGGSVWQLNELREVCEFSRQKGLATHMDGARLLNAVVASQTPAKYFAGCVDSVWIDFTKGLGAPIGAVLAGTREFIAEARRYKHIFGGAMRQAGIVAAGCLYALDHHVERLQEDHDNATYLAQRLSEIEGITVQDPKPETNIVFFDVSRLGLDKAMFLTLLQQGGVKMGAVGHSIRAVTHLDVSRADIDFAVDAISKVAKSSWH